AGTACTGTCCATCGAAGTACGCGTTGTCCCACAGGTCAGGCGTCTGTCCCACGCCCCCACCACCGTGGCGATAAACTTCGTCGTAGCCACGATCTTCGGGGCGATAAGGGTAGTTGTCACCAAGATGCCACTTGCCGAACATACCGGTGACGTATCCATTGTCTTTCATAAGCTGTCCGAGCGTAGTTTCTTCTGCGCGAAGCATCGAACGCCCCATGATTGTGTGCCAGGCACCAGCACGATCGGTCCAATGACCCGATTGAAGCGCCGCACGCGTTGGAGAGCATGTCGGCGCGACGTGATAGTTCGACAGTTGTGACGACTCGGAAGCAAGCTTGTCGATATTGGGCGTCTTGATGACGGGATTGCCATAGCAAGCCAAATCGCCGTAGCCTTGATCATCGGTGATCACCAGAACAATATTGGGCTTGGCAGCTAACAAACTGGTGCAGCTGAATACCGTTATGATTGCGGCAAGGAATAGTTGTTTCATGGTGTTAGACCCTCAGGGTGTTATCGGTATGAGATTATTTGCCGCGTCGCTGTTGTTGAAGCTTGCCCCAATCCCAAACTCCGCAGCGCTGGGCCCAGGCCTCCCAGGCTGCTGCAAGCTCTTTCGTCTTTTCGGGATGAGCCTGGTTGAGATTCGTCGTTTCCGTACGGTCGTCTTTCAGATTGAATAAGGACCAGGGGCCATTCTTGATTCGAACGGCTTTCCAGTCACCTCGACGAATGGCTTGATTTCCTTCATGCTCCCAGAACAGATCACGAGCAGGGACCGACTTGGTTGACGAAAACTGACTAGCGAAGCTTTGTCCCTCGAGTGGAATAGTTGTCTTGTCGTTTCGTTTGTCGGGATAGGTCGCTCCGGCTATTTCCAAGAGGGTTGGCATAACGTCAATAACATGACTGGGAGCATCGACCAGGCGTCCGTTATTCTTTACGCCTTGCGGCCAGTGAATGATCAGTGGCGAAGCAATACCTCCTTCACGTGTATCCATTTTGAACTTGCGGAAAGGAGTGTCATTCGCATTGGCCCATTCCAAGCCAACGCTGGCATAAGAAAGGCCAGTGCCGATCGGTGCGTCTTTCTTCCCGCGGCTGAAACCACCTGGGCCACCTTCGGCCGAACAGCCGTTGTCGGAAAGAAAGATGAATAGCGTGTTCTCGAGTTGTCCAAGCTCTTTGAGTTGCGTCACTATTCTGCCAACGTTTTCGTCAATGCAACTGACCTGGGCGGCATAGATTTCCATGCGATGTGCCAGGTCTTCCTGAGCCGACTGTGGCATCTTCTCCCACGCTTTGGCCTCTTTATCGCGATCGCTCATTTTGGTGACGCTGGGGAATAGCCCCATTTTTGTTTGTCGTGCGAAGCGTGCATCGCGAACGGCATCCCATCCCTGAGCGTACTTCCCTTCGTAATGGGCGATGTCTTCTGGCTTGGCCTGCAAGGGCCAGTGAGGTGCAATATGCGCCAAGTAAAGAAAGAAAGGTTTCTTGGTCTCTTTGACTGCTTCGTCGATGAACTCCATGGCGTGGTCGGTTAGATCGTCTGTGACATAGAAGTCATCTGGCAGTTCGATCTTTTCGTCGTTGTTGACGAAGAATACAGTGTTTCGGATTTGAAGCGTGTCTTTGTAGTAGACTCCACCTCCTGACGGTGTGCCCCAATAGCGATCAAAACCTCGCTTGGTAGGCCAATGCTCCGGTTGGGAGCCGACATGCCATTTGCCGGTCATGAGCGTTGTGTAACCCGCACCGCGAAGTGCTTCGGCGATCGTTACACATTGGTCATTCAGATAGCCTTGGTAGGACGGAACGCCATAGTCCCCTACCATGTGACCGATGCCAGCTTGGTGTTGGTAAAGGCCTGTTAACAAGGCGGCCCGTGTCGGACAGCAGCGAGCTGTATTGTAGAACTGGGTAAACCGAATTCCGCTGTTGGCCAGTTGATCTAGGTTGGGGGTCTCGATTTCCCCACCGTAGCAGCCAAGATCCGAGAAGCCCATATCGTCGGCCATCATCAGAATGATGTTGGGACGATCTCTTGGCTCGGCGTTAAGTGATGTTGTAAAGGTGTGTTGTGCGAAGAGTACCCAACTCACCGCAAAAGCGAGAGTAGCTATTCTGTGTAGCAAATGACGTGGGGATGTTCGGCGGCAACCGGGCGTTCCAGAACGACGCGTCGAAA
Above is a window of Blastopirellula marina DNA encoding:
- a CDS encoding arylsulfatase; this translates as MSWVLFAQHTFTTSLNAEPRDRPNIILMMADDMGFSDLGCYGGEIETPNLDQLANSGIRFTQFYNTARCCPTRAALLTGLYQHQAGIGHMVGDYGVPSYQGYLNDQCVTIAEALRGAGYTTLMTGKWHVGSQPEHWPTKRGFDRYWGTPSGGGVYYKDTLQIRNTVFFVNNDEKIELPDDFYVTDDLTDHAMEFIDEAVKETKKPFFLYLAHIAPHWPLQAKPEDIAHYEGKYAQGWDAVRDARFARQTKMGLFPSVTKMSDRDKEAKAWEKMPQSAQEDLAHRMEIYAAQVSCIDENVGRIVTQLKELGQLENTLFIFLSDNGCSAEGGPGGFSRGKKDAPIGTGLSYASVGLEWANANDTPFRKFKMDTREGGIASPLIIHWPQGVKNNGRLVDAPSHVIDVMPTLLEIAGATYPDKRNDKTTIPLEGQSFASQFSSTKSVPARDLFWEHEGNQAIRRGDWKAVRIKNGPWSLFNLKDDRTETTNLNQAHPEKTKELAAAWEAWAQRCGVWDWGKLQQQRRGK